In the Armatimonas rosea genome, CGAAGGCCTCCGGCCATCCCAGCGCGAAGCGCTCGTTGACGCCTCGCTCCAACCGAGGCGATCACACTCTACTCCTGTGTTTGTCGCCTAAAGTGCCAGGCCAAGAAGAGATGGAGAGCGGCGAGACAAACACCAATCCCAGCGGCCCAGAGCGTGAACAAATGCCCCTCCGCACCCATGTCTTGGTCTAGCGTGTAGCCCATTGGAATCAGTCCCAGCCAAGCGATAGCCAGAAGCACCTGACAGGCCAGGGTGATTGTTCGTAGGCGCAGGAGGCCGACAAGCGCCACGAGAAAGAACCCGATCCCGACCCCCTGTGCCATCCGAACATAGGCCTGCCTGAGCCCCATGTCTTCGAGAACATGGGCAACGTAGAGAGAGCCAAGGCCGTAGAGCATGCACAGCACCGATGCGAATACCTCTAGCGGCAAGAGTCTGTCGTGTTTCTGCTCTTGCCGTTGCACGGCCTAGCCCTCGTTGCGCAGGCGGATATGTCGGGCGGCGGCGAGATGCAAGGCGGTCATCAGGGCGGCACCGACACCCGAGAGAACCCCATTCCAGTAGCCCGGCGCGTCTTTGTTGCCACAGAGCGCCAAGATTCCCAGAACCAGGAGGCAGATCAGGAGCCAGCAGAGCGCGATCGCGTACTGGCAGGCACTGGCAAGCGCTCGGTCGCCGCGCAGGAGCGTGATGGTGGCGACAAAGGAAACCAGCGCGACCGCTCCGAGAACGATATTGAAGGGCTCTTGTCTGTTGCTCAGCATCCACACGGTTAGCATACCACCGTAGAGTAGGCACAAGACGGCAGCGATCCACTCCAGCGGGGAGAGCGCAAGGCGTTTTGGTGGTTCCATGGCTCACTCTACCACCGATTGAAATCGGTGTCTGCAATGGCCTGCGGCCACAAAGCCCGTGCCGGGCTACAATATTGCGCCCCCCTTCGCAGCGAAGAATGAGCCGCCCAGAGGGCACCCGGCCGGAGGGGGTGGCGAGCCCTAGCGAGCCGGGGGAGGCTAGCCCGGCACGGGCTTCGCGGCTGAGGGACGAAGCCACTGCAGACGCCTCATTTCATGGGGCGGATGACGTCGCGACAACCGGGAATTCCGCGACTCGGAGGAGTGTCGAGCCATACGGAACCAGCGTGAGTTCCTCCGCGGGCGTCGTGACCGCAACGGGGGAGGGTGGCAGCGGTCCGGCGGCGTGTTTTTCGAGCCCCCACTCGGGGACGCGGTGCCCGGTCGCTTTGATGGTCAGCGTCTCTTTGTCCAGCACCAGCGGCTTGCTCAGATCGAGCGCATAGTTCCACGGCGTGGTCGGGTGCACCTCCCGATCCGCCCACGGCTCCGGGCCATCAGGACGCACCTCCTCCCCGATCTTCAGCCCAAAGAGCAGCGACCCTACGTAGATAGAAACGCCATCATTCTCTAGGCCCGTGACAACTTGGACAACATAACTAAGATTGAGAACAACAGGTGAGCCTAACTGGAGTGTTACTGCGGCAAATCTCCCCGCGCTGACAGGGTTCCCATTCAGCATTGCGTTCTCTACTGAGGCAGGAATGGGAAGCCGGAGTATTGCTTCACCAGAGGTTGCTGTGATGGTGATGGTCTCTCCATAGGGATAGTTCGTCTCAACCGAAAACGAAACGGAATCTGTGGTGACGGTGCAGGGAGCCAGAGAGAGGGCTACAAGTGCACCATCTTCGCACTGCATCCAGAGATGGCTGGTGAGCTTGGGCCAGCCTTGGTGAAAGTTCGCGGTGCAGCAGCCGAAGTTAGGCTCAAGCCCGAAGAGATTGGAGCGTGGGCCATTGGTCGTGAAGATCGTTTCCTCTTTGGTTTTGGAGTCGGTGCACAGCACTTGGTTCACTTGCTGATCGTACTGGTGTCCCCACATGTCATCCGTGAATGTCGCGGGGAGGGCGTTGTAGGCAATTCGTTCAAACCGGGAGGACAGTAAGATATCGCCATAGATTGCAAAACACTGCTCCAAGGAGAACATAGCCTCGACAACGGCACAGAGCTCGGTGCCTTGTGATGGGGATTTGCCGGCAAGGGACTCATCACCACTGAACATCCCATTCGCCTGACCATGATAGAGACCTAAGTGAAGTATCGCATCCTCCAAATGGCTAATGTCAGAGCCAGGCCGATAGAGCGATTCTTTCAGAGCCATCCCATGATTGACCACATGGTTCTCCAGTGTCCATTTCGTTGCCTTGTCCGTGTGCTCGAAGTTCTCGAAGTGCGCTTGCCAGTTGTAGCCTTGCTCGGCGGCGAGGGTGAGCAGGTCATCGAGCCAGGCTTCGCCGGTTTGCTCTTTCAGCCACTTAATCGAGATCGCCAGCTCCATCCAGCGCATCTTGGCCCAGTCCCAGAGCGGGGTCTCTTGCATCACGTCGTGGATGCGCCGCATGGCCTTGAGCATCGCGGGGACGATGCGCGGGTCTTTTGTCGCTTCGTGCCACTGGGTGAAGACTTTAAAGAGAATAAACTGCGGCCAGGGATCATTTTTTCTTTCTCCGTGGCTCTCGTTGGCGGTGCGCGGACCAAACCAGCCGTCGGCGTGCTGGCCGGCGAGAATGAGCTCGATCCACTCGGTCGCCACTCCGATTAGGTGCTCGTCTTGGAGGAGGAAGGCGAGCGGGACAAAGCCATCGAGCCAGTAGGGGACGCGCTCCCAGCCCTCGGCGCTTCCCCCGCGCCACTGGCTGTCCTTGATGTCCGGCCAGAACTCGTGCAGGTGCCCGCCCAGCCCGTCGGCTTGGGTCTGGAGCTGTTTCTTAAGCCAGCCCGAAGGCAAGATCGCCCCGAGCGGCAGGGGCTTGGCAAACGGCGTTGTGGTGCTCATGAGAGGCATTCTACCGGGGATTTGCCGGGGGCTGCCGGGCATTAAAATACCCGGCAGAAGGGAGGGAGCGTCCCGTGGACGCGGGAGACGCTGGGACTTCGCGCGTCCACGGGACGCTCCCCAAAATCCGAGGCGGGTATTTTAATGCCCGACAAATCCCCGACGGGTATAATCCGGCCATGAGCGACGAGAAAAAGCCCGACGAGGGCGCAAAGAAGAGTGAGTTTGTGGAAGAGACACCGGTGGTCACGCAGCATGAGGTGGTGCTCGGTGGCAAGACCATCCAGTACTCCGTGACCGCGGGGCGGATGCCACTGAAGAAC is a window encoding:
- a CDS encoding beta-L-arabinofuranosidase domain-containing protein yields the protein MSTTTPFAKPLPLGAILPSGWLKKQLQTQADGLGGHLHEFWPDIKDSQWRGGSAEGWERVPYWLDGFVPLAFLLQDEHLIGVATEWIELILAGQHADGWFGPRTANESHGERKNDPWPQFILFKVFTQWHEATKDPRIVPAMLKAMRRIHDVMQETPLWDWAKMRWMELAISIKWLKEQTGEAWLDDLLTLAAEQGYNWQAHFENFEHTDKATKWTLENHVVNHGMALKESLYRPGSDISHLEDAILHLGLYHGQANGMFSGDESLAGKSPSQGTELCAVVEAMFSLEQCFAIYGDILLSSRFERIAYNALPATFTDDMWGHQYDQQVNQVLCTDSKTKEETIFTTNGPRSNLFGLEPNFGCCTANFHQGWPKLTSHLWMQCEDGALVALSLAPCTVTTDSVSFSVETNYPYGETITITATSGEAILRLPIPASVENAMLNGNPVSAGRFAAVTLQLGSPVVLNLSYVVQVVTGLENDGVSIYVGSLLFGLKIGEEVRPDGPEPWADREVHPTTPWNYALDLSKPLVLDKETLTIKATGHRVPEWGLEKHAAGPLPPSPVAVTTPAEELTLVPYGSTLLRVAEFPVVATSSAP